The Desulfurellaceae bacterium genome includes a region encoding these proteins:
- a CDS encoding type II toxin-antitoxin system HicB family antitoxin yields the protein MPHTFNYPAVIERDEDGRFVVTFPDFGWGATDGATRDEALAEAKDLLRELITTTIREGRPLPIPSRASKRRPLVIPPLQIALKAALYEAYRQANISQRRLARDLNIAENEVRRMLNPDHATKASTIEAVLGHLGARISLTVDKAA from the coding sequence ATGCCACACACTTTCAACTATCCTGCGGTGATCGAACGGGACGAGGACGGTCGGTTTGTCGTCACGTTTCCAGACTTCGGGTGGGGAGCGACTGATGGAGCAACTCGCGACGAAGCGCTGGCCGAGGCGAAGGACTTGTTGCGGGAATTGATCACGACGACGATCCGCGAGGGCCGACCCTTACCCATACCGTCGCGTGCCAGTAAGCGGCGACCGTTAGTCATCCCGCCGTTGCAGATCGCTCTGAAAGCAGCCCTCTACGAAGCCTATCGCCAGGCCAACATCTCGCAACGCCGCCTCGCCCGTGACCTGAACATTGCTGAGAACGAGGTGCGACGGATGCTGAACCCGGATCATGCCACAAAGGCCAGCACTATAGAGGCAGTGTTAGGCCATCTCGGCGCCCGTATCTCCCTGACCGTTGATAAGGCTGCTTAG